DNA from Gramella sp. MAR_2010_147:
ATCACTGGTCTTTCCGCGTACGCCAGAATAAGATTGCATAGGTCTCAAATAATACCAGCCATTATTTGTAGTTATTTCCAGGTTATTAAGGCTTTCGCCAAAACTAGTCTTTCCGTTTACGATGATTCCTTCTGGAAATTCCATTTCAAAACTGGTAGTTTCATCAACTTCGGTAAAAATGTTTGGTCTGTTTGTGCTTTGTTGTGCTGTCACCGCAATAGGTTCCAAACCTGTGGAATATCTGGCTGCATTAATGGAATAAACCCCCATATCATAGATGGCACCACCTCCCATTTCTTTATTGAGCTTCCAGGGATTGATAGTGCCGCCATTATATCCAGCTTCAGAAATAACATGATCTATATTGCCATAAGGTCTGGTTTCAGCCCATTTCATAATAGTTTGAGTATTCTTCTCATGCTGCATTCTATAACCAATAGATAATTTCACTTTATTCCTGGTGCAGGCTTCAATGATCTGCTGACATTCATGGGCCGTTCGTGCCATTGGTTTTTCACACCAAACATGCTTTCCCGTATTTGCAGCTTTAATGGAATATTGGGCATGGAGACCGGTTGGCAACACAATATAGATCACATCAATCTCATCATTATTTGCGATCTTATGCATATTCTCATAGTTATATACATTAGTATCTTTGATCCCATACCTTTTTTGCCAGATCGGGATTTTCTCAGGACTCCCAGTAACTATTCCTTTTAATTCACAATGATTTGTTTGCTGAAGGGCAGGAGCAAGCAGATCTGTACTGTAATATCCCAGGCCAACGAGAGCAACCCCCAGTTTTTTATTGGATCCCGAAGTAATACAACCCGGGAAAGGAAGTAATGCAGTACCGAGTAATATACCTGATCTTTTAATAAATGTTCTTCTACTGCTCAAAATCGCTGTTTTAATCTCCTTAAAAATAACTTTTTATAAAATTGGCATCTAAGAAAAGGTTAATATTTCTGAAAATTTTAAGCAAATCTTATATCCTTCTGTCTTAAAAAGGGTTAATTGTCATAAAGTCAACAAAGCCTTAACGCTTCATTAGTAAGGTTTGCGTAGTTCTGTAGGTAAATTCACATTATCAAACCAAACTACTATTACAATGAATCCCTTTAAAGCATTAAGAAAAGTCTCTTTATTATTTATTAGTAGTGCCCTGTTCTATGCCTGTAATTCCAATACTCAGGTAGTAGAACCTTCAGCTCCGCAGACTCAGGAGGTTTCAATGAGAAATCCTGTTGTTAAAAAGGAAGCAAAGATCTTCAGAAAAGAGATAAGCTATAGCGTAGATTCTTTAAATACGAAAAAGGAAATTGATAGTTTATTCAAAACCTATTCAGAAGAACAGCTTCAAACCATTCTTGCACTTAACAGAATAGAGAAGAATGGAATACGACCAGAAAAACTTATTGTAGTACCAGATTGTGCTTCAGACGAATTTAACGCTTACAGTCCTTTTCCTGAAAATATAAATTTTTTACAATGTATCCCTAAAACTGTATTGATTTCACAAAGGGTACAGGCATTTGGTCTTTATGAAAATGGAGAATTGATAAAATGGGGACCAGTAAGTACGGGTAAAAACTCCACCAGGACTCCAAACGGATTGAATTACGGAAATTATAAGGCAAAACGTAAGATTAGTACAGTAGATGAATCATGGGTATTACCATACTATTTTAATTTTATGAATTTTGAGGGAGTAGGCGTACATCAATATGCACTACCGGGATATCCTGCGAGTCATGGATGTGTGCGTTTATACATGGATGATGCGAAATATATCTTTGACTGGGCAAATATGTGGGATGTAGAAGGATCAAAAATTGCGAAAAACGGAACTCCATTTATGGTTTTTGGTGAATATGATTATGGATCAGATAAGCCGTGGATCAACCTTTCCCAGAATATGAAGGCAAATGATCTTACTCAGGAAGAAATAAATACACTTGAGGGATATCTTCAGAAATACCAGGAAGACCCAAAGAATTTTCAAAATATAGCTTCGAAAAATGCTGAAGCAGAATTAGCCAAAGCTTAATTAAATTAGATTTTAATTACATTAGCCGGTAAACATTGATACTATGAAAGGTTTTAATTTTTACCGGTTTTTTTATGCTTTTATCTTAATGATATTTTCTGGAGATCTGATTGCCCAGGAAACCAGTATCATGATAAGAGCAAAAGCTAAAGATGCTAAATTTATTGGTTCATCCATTGGCGGAGCTAAAATATTGGTGAAAGATGCATTAACCGAAGAAATTCTGGCACAAGGTATTACTTCAGGAAGTACGGGCAATACTGAAAAGATCATGAAACAGGATTGGAAACGTTCAGAAAAACTTTCTGATGATAAAACTGCCGGTTATAAAGCTATCCTTGATATTGAAAACCCTAAATTTATTACTATTGAAGCCTATGCCCCTGTAAATAAAAAACAGGCTGAGGTAATGAGCAGTACTCAACTTTGGGTGATCCCGGGAAAAGATATTACAGGAGATGGCGTCGTACTGGAAATACCTGGATTTGTTGTTGATATTCTAGGTCCGCAGACTCATGAAAGGATTGCTGCTTCTGAAAAGGTAGAGATAAAGGCAAATATTGTTATGATGTGTGGTTGTCCAATAACCAGAGATGGAGTTTGGAATGCCAATCAATACGAAGTGAAAGCCATTATTACCGAAAAAGATGGCAATGCTAAAGAGTTTGAATTAACTCAAAAAGATAAGCCCAGTACCTTTAAAACTGAAGTTACTCTTGAAAAAGGACTTTATGAGGTAGTGATCTATGCTTACGATCCAGTGACCGGAAATACAGGCCTAGACAGAACAAACATCATCATAAATTAAGATTTTAGCAGGCCAAGTGCTTCAATCGTCCTTAGAACGCCATTATCGTTATTATCATGGCTGGTGATAAAATTACTCGCCTGAAGAATTTCAGGGTGTGCATTCTTCATAGCGTAGCTGTGTTTCGCAACCTGCATCATTTCCAGATCGTTTAAATAATCACCAAAAACCAGTGTTTCTTCCGGTGAGATATTCAGCTCTTTTTGTATATCTTTTATCGCATTTCCTTTATTGGCATTTAATGCGGTGATGTCTATAAAAACCTTCGCGGCAATTGCCACTTTATAACGATCTGTATAATTCACAAAATGAGGAAATGTATGATCTTCTACTCCGTTGAAATTGCATAAAGTGACCTTTAAGTAGGTGTCTTCAACTTTTGTGAGATCTTCAACTACCTCAAGTCTCTCGTAGAATTTTGAAATTTCATTTCGAAAGTTTTCATCTTCAGATTCAATATATGCCGACTCTTTTCCGCATAGAACTAGTTGTGTATGTTCCAGTTCTCTGCCTAGCTGAATGAACTCTATTGCAGCATTTTTTTCAATTGGATTTACATAAAGTTCTTTGCCCTTGTGGGAAACATAAGTTCCATTTTCAGCAAAGAACATGGTTCGATCTTTTATTTTTTCAAACTTAGATTCCAGATTATAAAACTGGCGACCACTGGCGATAGAAAATAAAATACCACTCTTCGTTAATTGTTCTTCAACTTTCCAGAAGTCTGGATGTATCTCATGGTTATCATTCAGCAAAGTCCCGTCTACATCGGTTACAATAAGTTTGATCATAGCTATTCATTTGAAGGATCAAAAGTAAAGTAATGAGATTATAATCGTTTTAAATTGATATTAATTTTAGTAGTAAGGCTATAATGAATTCTTATTCTATTTAGTAGCAATAATCTTAGGAATCTAGCTTTTGAACGTACTGTGTTTAATATAGCGTTATGGAGTTTCTAAAACTGCCGGAAATGAGCATTTATAACTTTTTAGAATTTTACAGGCTTGTGAGTCAGTATATACTTGGAAATTCTAAAATAAATTCAGAACGAAAAGATCGAGATTATTACCTCAGAAAGGCAGCGTTATATTTTTTCGCTTTAAATGTTTGACAGACAGTTATTTCAGAATTTTTATTTAAAATAAATCTAAATAAGCTTTTATTTTTCATTTCCGGATAATAGATTTGCGGTTCTATTTATAATAAGTCTAAATAAAATTAACCAAAATGAATCGAAAAATACTTATCCTGATTTTGCTTGTTTCCGTTACCGGATTTGCCCAGAATTCCGGAAATCTGCAAGGCAAGGTCACTAATGTGGAAGGAACGGCAATTGCAGAAGCGAATATAAATATTGAAGGAATAGGCAAGGGGACCCAAACAGGTGCCAATGGTTCTTTTGAGTTGAATAATATTCCTCAGGGAAATTATTTATTAAAAGTCACTTATATGGGGTTCAAACCTCAACAAATAGCGGTATCTATTAATGGAGGAGAAACAACCCAATTATCAGATATAATTTTGATACTGAATGAAGAAACTTTGAATGAGGTGGTGATCAACGGTAACGGAAATGCAAATAAATTTAACCGGGATAAAAGTGTTTACGTTTCAAAGATGCCTTTAAAGAAGATCGAGAATCCGCAGGTCTATGATAATATTACCGCTGAAATTCTCAAAGAACAGATTATTACCAATTTTGATGATGCTTTAAAAAATAGTTCAGGCATCACTAAGCTTTGGGAGTCTACGGGTAGAGGAGGAGATGGAGCCGGATATTATTCTTTAAGAGGCTTCCCCGTTCAACCCAATTTAGTAAACGGACTCCCTGCAATCACCAATGGAAGTCCAGACCCTGCCAATATTGAGAATATTGAAGTTATAAAGGGCCCATCTGGAACTTTATATGGAAGCAGTCTTATTTCTTATGGGGGCTTGATCAATATAACAACTAAACAACCTTATGACTATTTTGGAGGAAACATTACTTATACTTTGGGGAGTTTTGGCCTTAATAGAATAGCGGCAGATGTAAATACGCCACTGGACGATGAGGGTGATGTTGCACTAAGGGTGAACACAGCCTATCAAACACAAAATTCATTTCAGGATGCCGGGTTTTCAAAATCACTGTTTATAGCTCCATCTTTGAAGTATAAGGTGAATGATAAACTTTCATTTCTTATAAATACTGAATTTTTCGACGGGGAATCTACCAATCCAACTATGCTTTTTGTAGACAGGGGGGCGCCGTTAACCGTTACCAATATTGATGAACTCAATTATAATGCCAGCAGGTCTTACACTAGCAATGATCTAACTCTGGAGAATCCTACCTATAGCCTCCAGGGACAGATGAATTATGAACTTTCAGATCACTGGACCTCACAAACCGTTATTTCACGGGGGAGCGCAAAATCAAAGGGCTACTACTCTTATTTATATGAATCGACAAGATTTTTTGAAGGTCTGGATGAGGGTATTGTGCTTTCTAGGTTTATGAATAATCAAAACTCCACCACGCTCACTACAGATTTTCAACAAAATTTTATTGGTGATTTTGAGCTCTTCGGAATGAGGAATCGAATGGTCGCCGGTCTCGATTATTTCCAAAGGGAAGTGATAGATAATGGTACCGGATATATAGGAAATGGGAATGTTTATATAGGAAATGCCAGTTTGCAAAACGTAAATGAAAATGTTTTCGGAATTACAGAAGAAGCTAATTATATCACTGATGGAGACAGCGGAATCCTTTCTACCGCTGCTGTTGATGGATTGCTGGAAAACACAGATCGTAATAATAGTACAACCAAAGAGGATATCTACAGCGCTTACATCTCTAATGTTTTAAATATTACACCTGCCTTATCGGCTATGGCGAGTTTACGTATAGATCAATTTGAAAATGATAGCAACAGCCAGACAACTTTTTCTCCAAAATTCGGAGTGGTTTATCAACCAATGATCGATAAGCTCTCGGTTTTTGCTAATTATATGGATGGCTTCAGTAACGTGGCTCCTTCTGAAGCAATAAATCAGGAGACCGGTGAAACCAGGAGAATTACATTTGATCCCGAGCACGCCACGCAGTTTGAAATTGGGACAAAGCTTAATTTTTTCAATGATAAACTTTTTGCCACCTTAAGCTATTATGATATTCAGGTTGAAAATATTGTTTTGGGCAGTGGGTTTGAAGTGACCCAGGATGGTACACAGTACAGTCGTGGATTTGAAGCCAGGATTACCGTAAGCCCCGTTGAGGGATTAAATCTTGTAGCTGGTTTTAGCCATAATGATAGTGAAGTAACCGAAGCTTTGGCAAATGATGACTTTCTCGGAAAAAGACCAGAATCAGCAGGACCTGAAAATCTCGCTAACCTTTGGGCCAGCTATAGATTTAGTTCTGGTGTGGCTGAAGGGTTTGGCGTTGGATTTGGCGGAAATTATGCCAGTGAAAATATGATCTTTAACAGGAATACCGCCGGCACGTTTACTTTACCTGCATATACGGTTTTGAACGCTGCTGTTTTTTATGATGTAGACAAATTTTCAATCAATTTAAAGCTGAATAATCTTACTAATGAAGATTATTTTAATGGATGGTCTACCATTAATCCGCAAGCACCAAGGAATTTTGCAGCTGCTTTAACCTATAAATTTTAATACAGAATTAGCTGTAACTTCTTAGAAAGTAGTTTGCCAAACGGAGCGCAGTAAAACTTTGTTTGAAAATAACTAAATAAAAATCCGCTACGCTCCAATTATC
Protein-coding regions in this window:
- a CDS encoding TonB-dependent receptor produces the protein MNRKILILILLVSVTGFAQNSGNLQGKVTNVEGTAIAEANINIEGIGKGTQTGANGSFELNNIPQGNYLLKVTYMGFKPQQIAVSINGGETTQLSDIILILNEETLNEVVINGNGNANKFNRDKSVYVSKMPLKKIENPQVYDNITAEILKEQIITNFDDALKNSSGITKLWESTGRGGDGAGYYSLRGFPVQPNLVNGLPAITNGSPDPANIENIEVIKGPSGTLYGSSLISYGGLINITTKQPYDYFGGNITYTLGSFGLNRIAADVNTPLDDEGDVALRVNTAYQTQNSFQDAGFSKSLFIAPSLKYKVNDKLSFLINTEFFDGESTNPTMLFVDRGAPLTVTNIDELNYNASRSYTSNDLTLENPTYSLQGQMNYELSDHWTSQTVISRGSAKSKGYYSYLYESTRFFEGLDEGIVLSRFMNNQNSTTLTTDFQQNFIGDFELFGMRNRMVAGLDYFQREVIDNGTGYIGNGNVYIGNASLQNVNENVFGITEEANYITDGDSGILSTAAVDGLLENTDRNNSTTKEDIYSAYISNVLNITPALSAMASLRIDQFENDSNSQTTFSPKFGVVYQPMIDKLSVFANYMDGFSNVAPSEAINQETGETRRITFDPEHATQFEIGTKLNFFNDKLFATLSYYDIQVENIVLGSGFEVTQDGTQYSRGFEARITVSPVEGLNLVAGFSHNDSEVTEALANDDFLGKRPESAGPENLANLWASYRFSSGVAEGFGVGFGGNYASENMIFNRNTAGTFTLPAYTVLNAAVFYDVDKFSINLKLNNLTNEDYFNGWSTINPQAPRNFAAALTYKF
- a CDS encoding Gfo/Idh/MocA family oxidoreductase, producing the protein MSSRRTFIKRSGILLGTALLPFPGCITSGSNKKLGVALVGLGYYSTDLLAPALQQTNHCELKGIVTGSPEKIPIWQKRYGIKDTNVYNYENMHKIANNDEIDVIYIVLPTGLHAQYSIKAANTGKHVWCEKPMARTAHECQQIIEACTRNKVKLSIGYRMQHEKNTQTIMKWAETRPYGNIDHVISEAGYNGGTINPWKLNKEMGGGAIYDMGVYSINAARYSTGLEPIAVTAQQSTNRPNIFTEVDETTSFEMEFPEGIIVNGKTSFGESLNNLEITTNNGWYYLRPMQSYSGVRGKTSDGKILSPMGKNQQAVQMDNDALAILNDTQVLVPGEEGMKDINIVEKINKAASTNQRVKI
- a CDS encoding L,D-transpeptidase — translated: MNPFKALRKVSLLFISSALFYACNSNTQVVEPSAPQTQEVSMRNPVVKKEAKIFRKEISYSVDSLNTKKEIDSLFKTYSEEQLQTILALNRIEKNGIRPEKLIVVPDCASDEFNAYSPFPENINFLQCIPKTVLISQRVQAFGLYENGELIKWGPVSTGKNSTRTPNGLNYGNYKAKRKISTVDESWVLPYYFNFMNFEGVGVHQYALPGYPASHGCVRLYMDDAKYIFDWANMWDVEGSKIAKNGTPFMVFGEYDYGSDKPWINLSQNMKANDLTQEEINTLEGYLQKYQEDPKNFQNIASKNAEAELAKA
- a CDS encoding HAD family hydrolase; the protein is MIKLIVTDVDGTLLNDNHEIHPDFWKVEEQLTKSGILFSIASGRQFYNLESKFEKIKDRTMFFAENGTYVSHKGKELYVNPIEKNAAIEFIQLGRELEHTQLVLCGKESAYIESEDENFRNEISKFYERLEVVEDLTKVEDTYLKVTLCNFNGVEDHTFPHFVNYTDRYKVAIAAKVFIDITALNANKGNAIKDIQKELNISPEETLVFGDYLNDLEMMQVAKHSYAMKNAHPEILQASNFITSHDNNDNGVLRTIEALGLLKS